The Desulfurella sp. genome window below encodes:
- a CDS encoding 4Fe-4S dicluster domain-containing protein — protein MFERPKKEKNYAMVIVQDRCVNCKACEVACKAMWEVPDGKLNYRTQVLDIEKIENGVRKMTFMPILCNQCDNPPCVWVCPTGASYKRKSDGIVLVTPNMCIGCKACMEACPYDARYYNEELGAVDKCTFCLPRLESGLEPACVQTCVGGSRNFGDLNDPNSIVSKLLKEATNYWVLKPEDGTFPNDFYISNS, from the coding sequence ATGTTTGAAAGACCAAAAAAAGAAAAAAACTATGCTATGGTTATAGTTCAAGATAGATGCGTAAACTGCAAGGCATGCGAAGTTGCTTGCAAAGCAATGTGGGAAGTACCAGATGGAAAGCTAAACTACCGTACACAAGTTTTGGATATAGAAAAAATAGAAAACGGCGTCAGAAAAATGACGTTTATGCCTATTTTATGCAATCAATGCGATAATCCGCCTTGCGTATGGGTGTGTCCAACAGGTGCAAGCTATAAAAGAAAAAGCGATGGCATTGTTCTTGTTACGCCTAATATGTGCATTGGTTGCAAAGCATGTATGGAAGCATGTCCATATGATGCAAGGTATTACAATGAAGAATTAGGTGCTGTTGATAAATGCACATTTTGTTTGCCAAGGCTTGAGAGCGGTTTGGAACCTGCATGTGTTCAAACATGCGTGGGTGGCTCAAGAAATTTTGGTGACTTAAATGATCCAAACTCTATTGTCTCTAAATTACTCAAAGAAGCTACAAATTACTGGGTTTTAAAACCAGAAGATGGCACTTTTCCTAATGATTTTTACATTAGCAATTCT